One Halopelagius inordinatus genomic region harbors:
- the aceB gene encoding malate synthase AceB, with translation MSVKRHYDREFVRTFFTSPTAVEGEDDSAKMVESAAQLRGMQAPDVWVPDNEDATAPSMRDEGVENIVRVVSEYGADFPGEIHPRVVWHRESPSTRYQGFQQMLEITDPDNGAVDDIDGFVIPEVGDIDDWKKADEFFTIIENEHGLEEGSLSMSVIVESGEAELALGDIREEMGKPSNNLERLFLLVDGEVDYTKDMRAMTPTGELPPWPELRHNTSRGASAAGLIAVDGPYDDIRDVEGYRDRMTENRAKGMTGIWSLTPGQVVEANKGPLPPKTGSWLLEVGGDEVELEADDGRQVYDGDDVGLEESGDGYVLRVGGDERELDEDELREELLNMTAYVPSMDDIVDSMEEFEAAKESGKGAIAMTRATTLVIDGVEVDISNDRMWDEATYQAAQTPITLFQDVYEHRPDQHEELAEMYGEDVVERATNVGN, from the coding sequence ATGAGCGTCAAACGACACTACGACCGCGAGTTCGTCCGGACATTTTTCACGTCGCCGACGGCCGTCGAAGGAGAAGACGATTCGGCGAAGATGGTCGAGAGCGCGGCTCAACTTCGCGGAATGCAGGCACCGGACGTCTGGGTTCCGGACAACGAAGACGCGACGGCACCCTCGATGCGCGACGAGGGCGTCGAGAACATCGTCAGGGTGGTCTCCGAGTACGGGGCGGACTTCCCCGGCGAGATTCACCCGCGCGTGGTCTGGCACCGCGAATCTCCCTCGACACGCTACCAGGGGTTCCAGCAGATGCTGGAGATAACCGACCCGGACAACGGTGCCGTCGACGACATCGACGGCTTCGTCATCCCCGAAGTCGGAGACATAGACGACTGGAAGAAAGCGGACGAGTTCTTCACGATCATCGAAAACGAGCACGGACTCGAAGAGGGGAGTCTCTCTATGTCGGTCATCGTCGAGAGCGGCGAGGCCGAACTCGCCCTCGGGGACATCCGCGAGGAGATGGGGAAGCCCTCCAACAACCTCGAACGCCTCTTCTTGCTCGTCGACGGCGAGGTGGACTACACCAAGGACATGCGCGCGATGACGCCGACGGGCGAACTCCCGCCGTGGCCCGAACTGCGCCACAACACCTCTCGCGGTGCCAGCGCCGCCGGACTCATCGCCGTCGACGGTCCGTACGACGACATCCGCGACGTCGAAGGCTACCGAGACCGGATGACGGAGAACCGAGCGAAGGGGATGACGGGAATCTGGTCTCTCACGCCCGGACAGGTCGTCGAGGCGAACAAAGGGCCGTTACCGCCGAAGACCGGCAGTTGGCTCTTGGAAGTCGGCGGCGACGAAGTCGAACTCGAAGCCGACGACGGGCGACAGGTGTACGACGGAGACGACGTCGGACTCGAAGAGTCCGGTGACGGCTACGTCCTGCGCGTCGGCGGCGACGAACGGGAACTCGACGAGGACGAACTCCGCGAGGAGTTGCTGAACATGACCGCGTACGTCCCGAGCATGGACGACATCGTGGACTCCATGGAGGAGTTCGAAGCCGCGAAGGAGTCGGGGAAAGGCGCCATCGCCATGACGCGGGCCACGACGCTGGTCATAGACGGCGTCGAAGTCGATATCAGCAACGACCGGATGTGGGACGAGGCGACCTACCAGGCCGCCCAGACGCCTATCACGCTGTTCCAAGACGTCTACGAGCACCGTCCGGACCAACACGAGGAGTTAGCGGAGATGTACGGCGAAGACGTCGTCGAACGCGCGACGAACGTCGGTAACTGA
- the ggt gene encoding gamma-glutamyltransferase — protein MASPDEGQTEDSDSEKADRLTATKRTFLQGTGVALGAGALPAGASATMNNSAGNSNSVAEAAGGMVSSVHEQATEAGVEILENGGNAVDAAAAVQFALNVVQPHSSGIGGGGFMLVYSAEEDEIIAIDNRERAPLGAQSDMFLDENGEEVPFLERHTNGKAVGVPGTLKAADVAVKRFGTRELGRLVQPAVELARSGGREVTVDEFLASAIEANVEDGGLGPTAKEVFAPGGDPLEEGDELAQPDLADTLRTIRDEGIGPFYKGEIAEDIAETVQGAARYRKKGGNMTVDDLGRYNVEITRPMYVTYEGDAHDITVRTMRSPTSGGYVIGQILSILEGFDLSQYDRRSFDVYHRMIEAFQLGFADRNEYLGDEEFVDIPWQGILDEDYIEERRKIIDPKKATDATREPGDPFAYQPGDQYYTSPRDVKAAQNVSNASGNKGNKSDSERPSGQTTHFTTADSDGNLVSWTSTIEQLFGSGIMVPDRGFMLNNELTDFDSEPGGPNEVQPEKRPLSSTSPTIVLRDGEPFLTVGSPGGWSIIHTVSQILLNVAEFGMNIDEAVAEPRVYSATGTWVQAEGGVPDDVVDELNAAGHDVSTVETIGNAQSIRVEEDGDYVGVADKRRNGSADYPR, from the coding sequence ATGGCGTCACCAGATGAAGGCCAGACCGAAGATTCGGACAGCGAGAAGGCGGATAGACTCACAGCGACGAAGCGGACGTTTCTGCAGGGAACGGGCGTCGCGCTAGGGGCGGGCGCGCTTCCGGCCGGAGCGAGCGCCACGATGAATAACTCGGCGGGGAACTCGAACTCCGTCGCGGAGGCGGCCGGTGGGATGGTATCGAGCGTCCACGAACAGGCGACGGAAGCCGGGGTCGAAATCCTCGAAAACGGAGGCAACGCCGTCGACGCGGCGGCGGCGGTTCAGTTCGCTCTCAACGTCGTCCAACCCCACTCGTCGGGAATCGGGGGCGGCGGGTTCATGCTCGTCTACAGCGCCGAAGAGGACGAGATTATCGCCATCGACAACCGGGAACGAGCGCCCCTCGGGGCCCAGTCCGACATGTTCTTAGACGAGAACGGCGAGGAAGTCCCGTTCTTGGAGCGCCACACGAACGGGAAGGCGGTCGGTGTCCCCGGGACGCTAAAAGCCGCGGACGTGGCCGTCAAGCGATTCGGAACGCGAGAACTGGGCAGACTCGTCCAACCGGCCGTCGAGTTGGCCAGGTCGGGCGGACGAGAGGTGACCGTCGACGAGTTCCTCGCCAGTGCCATCGAAGCCAACGTCGAAGACGGAGGACTCGGACCGACCGCAAAGGAGGTATTCGCTCCGGGCGGTGACCCCCTCGAAGAGGGCGACGAACTCGCTCAACCTGACCTCGCGGACACGCTCCGCACGATTCGCGACGAGGGCATCGGCCCGTTCTACAAGGGCGAAATCGCGGAGGACATCGCCGAAACCGTCCAAGGTGCGGCGCGCTATCGAAAGAAGGGCGGGAACATGACGGTCGACGACCTCGGTCGGTACAACGTCGAAATCACGAGACCTATGTACGTCACCTACGAGGGTGACGCGCACGACATCACCGTCCGGACGATGCGTTCGCCGACGTCCGGCGGGTACGTCATCGGGCAGATTCTCTCCATCCTCGAAGGGTTCGACCTGTCGCAGTACGACCGACGCTCGTTCGACGTCTACCACCGGATGATAGAGGCGTTCCAACTCGGGTTCGCCGACCGAAACGAGTACCTCGGCGACGAGGAGTTCGTCGACATCCCGTGGCAGGGGATACTCGACGAGGACTACATCGAGGAACGCCGGAAGATAATCGACCCGAAGAAGGCGACGGACGCGACCCGAGAACCCGGAGACCCCTTCGCGTACCAACCCGGCGACCAGTACTACACGAGCCCGAGAGACGTCAAAGCGGCACAGAACGTCAGCAACGCCTCGGGGAACAAAGGAAACAAGAGCGACAGCGAGAGGCCGTCCGGACAGACCACTCACTTCACGACGGCCGACTCCGATGGGAACCTCGTCTCGTGGACGAGTACCATCGAACAACTGTTCGGGTCGGGAATCATGGTCCCCGACCGGGGGTTCATGCTCAACAACGAACTCACCGACTTCGACTCCGAGCCCGGCGGACCGAACGAGGTCCAACCGGAGAAGCGTCCGCTCAGCAGCACGAGTCCGACGATCGTCCTGCGCGACGGCGAACCGTTCCTGACGGTCGGTTCGCCCGGCGGATGGTCGATAATTCACACCGTCTCCCAGATACTGCTCAACGTCGCAGAGTTCGGGATGAACATCGACGAAGCCGTCGCCGAACCCCGCGTCTACTCCGCGACGGGGACGTGGGTCCAAGCCGAGGGCGGCGTGCCCGACGACGTCGTAGACGAGTTGAACGCCGCCGGTCACGACGTCTCCACCGTGGAGACCATCGGCAACGCGCAGTCCATCCGCGTCGAAGAGGACGGTGACTACGTCGGCGTCGCCGACAAGCGACGCAACGGCTCCGCCGACTACCCGCGATAG
- a CDS encoding thiamine pyrophosphate-binding protein has translation MSDEQVGNDGYTGADLFVDTLESYGIDHVFGNPGTTELPVIDAIGRSELEYVLGLHEDIAVGMATGYAQTRRHRAHHDDSVNPVGVVNLHITPGLAHGLGNLYAAKRAGAPVVVTAGNHSTDFRHEEPALAGELVDLAEQFCKWSDEVLDVETLPTMLRRAFRVALTPPTGPVFLGLPLDVMMAETDADPERLGEVPNAGSGDPAQLERAADLLTDVDDHEVAIVAGDQIARSGTDAVDAAVELAEATGARVHGEIHAGEINFATDHDQWVSYVSTDEERASAVQDADTILFAGTSTNTTLTRHEDPLVDPDTTCIHVGEDAWEVGKNQPADAAVVGDPGLVLRDLAGRVRPNIAEETVAARLETARETKERIDEMLADVGEGDAEDDPRASKAQLIDAMRRVAGDAYVVDESVTAKFPIMTRWDFDPGQFLTNKGGGLGYGLPAAVGAALAERDSEDPREVIGFVGDGAYLYYPQTIYSAVRYDLDLTVVVSDNRNYRILKDNTLDLLGGDERDHEFVGMDFDPPVDIVRNAESHGGRAELVEDPDEIEGVLGDALARDGIDVLDVLVHD, from the coding sequence ATGTCGGACGAACAAGTCGGAAACGACGGGTACACCGGAGCGGACCTTTTCGTCGATACGCTCGAATCGTACGGCATCGACCACGTCTTCGGCAACCCGGGGACGACGGAACTTCCAGTGATAGACGCGATCGGTCGCAGCGAACTCGAGTACGTGCTGGGTCTCCACGAGGACATCGCAGTCGGGATGGCTACCGGGTACGCACAGACCCGGCGGCACCGGGCGCACCACGACGACTCGGTCAATCCTGTCGGCGTCGTGAATCTCCACATCACGCCCGGTCTCGCACACGGACTGGGGAACCTCTACGCGGCGAAGCGAGCGGGTGCACCGGTCGTCGTCACCGCGGGCAATCACAGCACCGACTTCCGCCACGAAGAACCGGCGCTGGCGGGAGAACTCGTCGACCTGGCCGAACAGTTCTGCAAGTGGTCCGACGAGGTACTCGACGTCGAAACGCTGCCGACGATGCTGCGACGCGCCTTTCGAGTCGCGCTGACGCCACCGACCGGTCCGGTCTTCCTCGGTCTCCCGTTGGACGTGATGATGGCGGAGACGGACGCCGACCCCGAACGACTCGGCGAGGTTCCGAACGCGGGAAGCGGCGACCCGGCGCAACTCGAACGCGCCGCCGACCTCCTCACGGACGTAGACGACCATGAGGTCGCGATTGTCGCCGGCGATCAGATCGCTCGTTCGGGCACGGACGCCGTCGACGCAGCGGTCGAACTCGCGGAGGCGACGGGGGCCCGGGTCCACGGCGAGATTCACGCGGGCGAGATAAACTTCGCGACCGACCACGACCAGTGGGTCTCGTACGTCTCGACGGACGAGGAGCGCGCGTCGGCCGTGCAGGACGCCGATACGATCCTGTTCGCCGGCACGTCCACGAACACGACGCTGACGCGCCACGAGGACCCGTTGGTCGATCCCGATACGACCTGTATCCACGTCGGCGAGGACGCGTGGGAGGTCGGGAAAAACCAGCCTGCGGACGCGGCTGTCGTCGGTGACCCTGGACTGGTGCTACGGGACTTAGCCGGACGCGTCCGACCGAACATCGCAGAGGAGACGGTCGCGGCGCGACTCGAAACCGCGCGCGAGACGAAAGAGCGGATAGACGAGATGTTGGCGGATGTCGGCGAAGGCGACGCGGAGGACGACCCCCGAGCGTCGAAGGCGCAACTCATCGACGCGATGAGACGGGTCGCAGGCGACGCTTACGTCGTCGACGAGAGCGTCACGGCGAAGTTTCCGATCATGACCCGGTGGGACTTCGACCCGGGGCAGTTTCTCACCAACAAAGGCGGCGGTCTCGGGTACGGTCTCCCCGCCGCTGTCGGCGCGGCCCTCGCCGAACGCGACAGCGAGGACCCGCGCGAGGTGATCGGTTTCGTCGGCGACGGTGCGTATCTCTACTACCCGCAGACGATCTACAGCGCGGTTCGGTACGACCTCGACCTCACCGTCGTCGTCTCCGACAACCGCAACTACCGCATTCTGAAGGACAACACGCTCGACCTACTGGGTGGCGACGAGAGAGACCACGAGTTCGTCGGAATGGACTTCGATCCGCCGGTCGATATCGTGCGAAACGCCGAGAGCCACGGCGGACGCGCCGAACTCGTGGAGGACCCAGACGAGATCGAAGGGGTGCTCGGAGACGCGCTTGCCCGCGACGGAATCGACGTACTCGACGTGTTAGTTCACGACTGA